One genomic window of Pseudomonas chlororaphis subsp. piscium includes the following:
- a CDS encoding choline ABC transporter substrate-binding protein, which translates to MKTLFKPCLPLLCGALLLSANAWASEPASCKTVRMGVVNWTDVIATSGMADVLLTGLGYDSKQTSAVQQIIFAGIRDKRLDIFLGYWKPAMDKNIAPFLQAGQVKILDQPSLADAQATLAVPDYVAAAGLKTFADIARFKEQLGGKIYGIEPGSGANTTIKTMIDSDRFGLKGFKLVESGEAGMLAAVQRAINRKEFVVFVGWTPHPMNINMRIAYLTGSEDVYGPNEGAASVSTVTAPDYAERCPNVQRLLQNLTFTAAQESQLMVPIMERKTPQDVARQWLREHPEDLQRWLAGVSSFDGKDGVASVQASLK; encoded by the coding sequence ATGAAAACCCTGTTCAAGCCTTGTCTCCCGCTTCTCTGTGGCGCCCTGCTCCTCAGCGCCAATGCCTGGGCCAGCGAGCCCGCTTCCTGCAAGACCGTGCGCATGGGCGTGGTCAACTGGACCGATGTCATCGCCACCAGTGGCATGGCCGACGTGCTGCTGACCGGCCTGGGCTACGACAGCAAGCAGACCAGCGCCGTGCAGCAGATCATCTTCGCCGGCATCCGCGACAAGCGCCTGGACATCTTCCTCGGCTACTGGAAACCGGCGATGGACAAGAACATCGCGCCGTTCCTCCAGGCCGGGCAGGTCAAGATCCTGGATCAACCGAGCCTGGCCGACGCCCAGGCCACCCTCGCCGTGCCGGACTATGTCGCCGCCGCGGGGCTGAAGACCTTTGCCGACATCGCCCGCTTCAAGGAGCAACTGGGCGGCAAGATCTATGGCATCGAGCCCGGCAGCGGCGCCAACACCACCATCAAGACGATGATCGACAGCGACCGTTTCGGCCTCAAGGGCTTCAAGCTGGTGGAGTCCGGCGAGGCCGGCATGCTGGCGGCGGTGCAACGGGCGATCAACCGCAAGGAGTTCGTGGTCTTCGTCGGCTGGACCCCGCACCCGATGAACATCAATATGCGGATCGCCTACCTGACCGGCAGCGAAGACGTCTACGGGCCCAACGAAGGCGCGGCCAGCGTGTCCACCGTCACCGCGCCGGACTACGCCGAGCGCTGCCCCAACGTCCAGCGGCTGCTGCAGAACCTGACCTTCACCGCGGCCCAGGAAAGCCAGCTGATGGTGCCGATCATGGAACGCAAAACGCCCCAGGACGTGGCGCGGCAATGGCTGCGCGAGCACCCCGAAGACCTGCAACGCTGGCTGGCCGGAGTCAGCAGCTTCGACGGCAAGGACGGCGTGGCCTCCGTGCAGGCCAGCCTGAAATAG
- a CDS encoding alpha/beta hydrolase — protein sequence MRHYPLSPELVAFVARTESFTSPDNSLKGWRDSYSRMCRAFTPPRPSGLQVSDLQLAGVPVRAYCPTSPTPADGWPCLLYLHGGGWVVGDLDSHDFITTYLAAQLQVLVIAVDYRLAPEHPFPAAFDDCLAVWRALQAGASPFALDPRRQLVIGDSAGGNLAAALCLALRDAGDPLPAAQVLLYPGLGGAADLPSRSQCADAPLLGSNDLDAYQALYLPGPAQRSPYARPLLATDFSGLPAAFIALAQFDPLRDDGELYHQRLLAAGGHSQLYPGLGLVHGCLRARGLAPEVDALYGALLDYLRRALE from the coding sequence ATGCGCCACTACCCGCTCTCCCCCGAACTCGTCGCCTTCGTCGCCAGGACGGAGAGCTTCACCAGCCCCGACAACAGCTTAAAGGGCTGGCGCGACAGCTACAGCCGCATGTGTCGCGCATTCACCCCACCTCGCCCCAGCGGCCTGCAAGTCAGCGACCTACAACTGGCCGGGGTCCCGGTGCGCGCCTATTGCCCCACCAGCCCGACACCCGCGGATGGCTGGCCCTGCCTGCTGTACCTGCACGGAGGCGGCTGGGTGGTGGGCGACCTGGATTCCCACGATTTCATCACCACCTACCTGGCGGCGCAGCTGCAGGTGCTGGTGATTGCCGTGGATTACCGCCTGGCGCCCGAGCATCCGTTCCCCGCCGCCTTCGACGATTGCCTGGCGGTCTGGCGCGCCCTGCAGGCCGGCGCCAGCCCCTTTGCCCTGGATCCCCGGCGGCAACTGGTGATCGGAGACAGCGCCGGTGGCAACCTCGCCGCGGCCTTGTGCCTGGCCCTGCGCGATGCCGGCGACCCCTTGCCCGCCGCCCAGGTGCTGCTGTACCCCGGCCTCGGCGGCGCCGCCGACTTGCCCTCGCGCAGCCAGTGCGCCGACGCGCCCCTGCTCGGCAGCAACGACCTGGATGCCTACCAGGCCCTGTACCTGCCCGGCCCGGCCCAGCGTTCGCCCTATGCCCGGCCCTTGCTGGCCACGGACTTCAGTGGCCTGCCCGCGGCCTTTATCGCCCTGGCGCAGTTCGACCCGCTACGCGACGACGGCGAGCTGTATCACCAGCGACTGCTGGCCGCCGGCGGCCACAGCCAGCTGTACCCTGGCCTCGGCCTGGTGCATGGCTGCCTGCGGGCCCGGGGCCTGGCGCCGGAGGTGGATGCGCTGTATGGCGCCTTGCTCGATTACCTGCGGCGCGCCCTCGAATAG
- a CDS encoding LacI family DNA-binding transcriptional regulator: MNSFSAAQRSRVTMLDVAERAGVSKASVSRFIGEDRALLSDAIAQRIEQAIAELGYRPNQMARGLKRGRTRLIGMLVADIRNPYSIAVMHGVETACRQHGYSLVVCNTDRDDEQERQHLANLRSYNIEGLIVNTLGHHLDELRELHREMPMVLVDRKVEQLHSDLVGLDNPQAVRSAIEHLQERGYRDLLLVSEPYDGTSSRLERSNSFKAQIQQRPALQGAVVETGATLNQQLQQFLAAPGPGPKALFCANGVAALAATRALRELGCPLFDEIGLIALDDLDWYPLVGTGITALAQPTERIGASAFECLLKRLRGDVEPLRVLDFPAELIVRGSTRQRGSL; this comes from the coding sequence GTGAACAGTTTTTCCGCCGCCCAGCGCAGCCGCGTCACCATGCTCGATGTCGCCGAACGCGCCGGGGTCTCCAAGGCCAGCGTTTCGCGCTTTATCGGCGAAGACCGCGCCCTGCTCTCCGATGCCATCGCCCAGCGCATCGAACAGGCGATAGCCGAACTGGGCTACCGCCCGAACCAGATGGCCCGCGGCCTGAAACGCGGGCGCACGCGCCTGATCGGCATGCTGGTGGCCGATATCCGCAACCCCTATTCGATTGCCGTGATGCATGGCGTGGAAACCGCCTGCCGCCAGCACGGCTACAGCCTGGTGGTGTGCAACACCGACCGCGACGACGAGCAGGAGCGCCAGCACCTGGCCAACCTGCGCTCGTACAACATCGAAGGCCTGATCGTGAACACCCTGGGCCATCATCTGGACGAACTGCGCGAACTGCATCGGGAAATGCCCATGGTCCTGGTGGACCGCAAGGTCGAGCAGTTGCACAGCGACCTGGTCGGCCTGGACAACCCGCAAGCCGTGCGCAGCGCCATCGAACACCTGCAAGAGCGCGGCTATCGCGACCTGCTGCTGGTCAGCGAACCCTATGACGGCACCAGCTCGCGGCTCGAACGCAGCAACAGTTTCAAGGCGCAGATCCAGCAGCGCCCGGCCTTGCAAGGCGCGGTAGTGGAAACCGGCGCCACGCTGAACCAGCAGCTGCAACAGTTCCTCGCCGCCCCCGGCCCTGGCCCGAAAGCCCTGTTCTGCGCCAACGGCGTCGCCGCCCTGGCCGCGACCCGGGCCTTGCGCGAGCTGGGCTGCCCGCTGTTCGACGAAATCGGCCTGATCGCCCTCGACGACCTCGACTGGTATCCGCTGGTGGGCACCGGCATCACCGCCCTCGCCCAGCCCACCGAGCGCATCGGCGCCAGCGCCTTCGAGTGCCTGCTCAAGCGTTTGCGCGGTGATGTCGAGCCGCTGCGGGTGCTGGACTTCCCGGCCGAGCTGATCGTCCGTGGCTCCACCCGACAGCGAGGGTCTCTGTAA
- a CDS encoding sugar phosphate isomerase/epimerase family protein has protein sequence MNKSPVSISLSSYGADRVREQGQGSFIEVLAAAGASRIEWREELLTVEDPSQLAQATRERQLESVFSSPLELWVAGRSRANPLLEQALQRAEAFGAKSLKVSLGYFTEHNDLPQLAQLLAQSPVQLLVENDQTLHGGRIEPFQRFFAEVERHRLPVQMTFDIGNWQWQDQSASAAARLLGRHVGYVHCKAVARRADGKLVAIPPGMADLHLWEQLLRHMTQGVTRAVEYPLQGEDLVQLTREHVATLARLGQSRLEHAHV, from the coding sequence ATGAATAAATCGCCTGTTTCCATCAGCCTTTCCAGCTACGGCGCCGACCGCGTCCGTGAGCAGGGCCAGGGCAGTTTCATCGAGGTGCTGGCCGCCGCCGGCGCGTCGCGCATCGAATGGCGCGAAGAGCTGCTGACCGTCGAAGACCCGTCCCAGCTGGCCCAGGCCACCCGCGAGCGACAACTGGAAAGCGTGTTTTCTTCGCCGCTGGAACTCTGGGTCGCCGGGCGTTCCCGGGCCAACCCGTTGCTGGAACAGGCGCTGCAACGGGCCGAGGCCTTCGGCGCGAAAAGCCTCAAGGTGTCCCTGGGCTATTTCACCGAGCACAACGACCTGCCCCAACTAGCCCAGCTGCTGGCGCAGTCCCCGGTGCAACTGCTGGTGGAAAACGACCAGACCCTGCACGGCGGGCGCATCGAACCCTTCCAGCGCTTCTTCGCCGAAGTCGAGCGCCACCGCCTGCCGGTGCAGATGACCTTCGACATCGGCAACTGGCAGTGGCAAGACCAGTCCGCCTCCGCCGCCGCGCGCCTGCTGGGCCGGCATGTCGGCTACGTGCACTGCAAGGCCGTGGCCCGGCGCGCCGACGGCAAGCTGGTGGCGATACCGCCGGGCATGGCCGACCTGCATCTGTGGGAACAATTGCTGCGGCACATGACTCAAGGGGTTACCCGGGCCGTGGAATATCCGCTGCAAGGCGAAGACCTGGTGCAGCTGACCCGCGAACACGTTGCCACCCTCGCCCGCCTTGGCCAATCCCGCCTGGAGCACGCCCATGTCTGA
- a CDS encoding sugar kinase translates to MSELDILSFGETMAMFVAEQSGDLARVGHFHKRIAGADSNVAIGLSRLGFKVGWLSRVGADSLGRFVVDSLQAEGVDCRFVATDPRYPTGFQLKSLEEHGDDPRVEYFRRGSAASHLSVADIAPELLRARHLHATGIPPALSTSARDLSHNLMSKMRAAGRSVSFDPNLRPSLWGSEKLMIHEINRLAVLAHWVLPGLGEGRLLTGYEDPADIAAFYLDQGVEAVAIKLGAHGAYYRTQLHEGFVEAVPVTQVVDTVGAGDGFAVGLISALLENHSVAEAVQRANWIGSRAVQSRGDMEGLPTRAELPVAAARTLASRPVTPETVQTL, encoded by the coding sequence ATGTCTGAGCTCGATATCCTGTCGTTCGGTGAAACCATGGCGATGTTCGTCGCCGAACAGAGCGGCGACCTGGCCCGGGTCGGCCACTTCCACAAACGCATCGCCGGCGCCGACAGCAATGTGGCCATCGGCCTGTCACGCCTGGGCTTCAAGGTCGGCTGGCTGAGCCGGGTCGGCGCCGATTCCCTGGGGCGCTTCGTCGTCGACAGCCTGCAGGCCGAAGGCGTGGACTGCCGCTTCGTTGCCACCGATCCGCGCTATCCCACCGGTTTCCAGCTCAAGTCCCTGGAGGAGCACGGCGACGATCCGCGGGTGGAATACTTCCGCCGCGGTTCGGCGGCCAGCCACCTGAGCGTCGCCGACATCGCCCCCGAACTGCTGCGCGCCCGACACCTGCACGCCACCGGCATTCCCCCGGCGCTGTCGACCTCGGCCCGTGACCTGTCCCACAACCTGATGAGCAAGATGCGCGCGGCCGGCCGCAGCGTCTCTTTCGACCCGAACCTGCGGCCCAGCCTGTGGGGCAGCGAAAAACTGATGATCCACGAGATCAACCGCCTGGCCGTGCTCGCCCACTGGGTGCTGCCGGGCCTGGGCGAAGGCCGCCTGCTGACCGGTTATGAAGACCCGGCCGACATCGCCGCGTTTTACCTGGACCAGGGCGTCGAGGCCGTGGCGATCAAGCTCGGTGCCCATGGCGCCTACTACCGCACCCAGTTGCACGAAGGGTTCGTCGAGGCCGTACCGGTGACCCAGGTGGTCGACACCGTGGGCGCCGGCGACGGTTTTGCCGTCGGCCTGATCAGCGCCCTGCTGGAAAACCACAGCGTCGCCGAGGCGGTGCAGCGCGCCAACTGGATCGGCAGCCGCGCCGTGCAGAGCCGGGGCGACATGGAAGGTTTGCCGACCCGCGCTGAACTGCCCGTGGCCGCCGCGCGAACGCTCGCCAGCAGGCCCGTCACACCAGAAACCGTACAAACGCTATAG
- a CDS encoding MFS transporter: protein MQTLKLATRRWWYIMPIVFITYSLAYLDRANYGFAAASGMAADLMITPGLSSLLGALFFLGYFFFQVPGAIYAQKHSVKKLIFVSLILWGGLATLTGVVSNAYMLIAIRFMLGVVEAAVMPAMLVYLCHWFTRAERSRANTFLILGNPVTMLWMSVVSGYLVEHFSWRWMFIIEGLPAVLWAFIWWRLADDRPSAAKWLSDQEKHDLESALAAEQVGIKVVKNYAEAFRSPKVIILALQFFCWSIGVYGFVLWLPSILKHGAQMDMVEAGWLSALPYLAAVIAMLGVSWGSDRIQKRKRFVWPPLLIASFAFYGSYLLGTEHFWWSYSLLVIAGACMYAPYGPFFAIVPEILPANVAGGAMALINSMGALGSFGGSYLVGYLNSATGSPGASYLLMSGALLLSVVLTIFLNPGASDRSRTALPVRRRLAHS from the coding sequence ATGCAAACGCTGAAACTCGCCACCCGCCGCTGGTGGTACATCATGCCCATCGTGTTCATCACCTACAGCCTGGCGTACCTGGACCGCGCCAACTACGGGTTCGCCGCCGCCTCCGGGATGGCCGCCGACCTGATGATCACCCCGGGCCTGTCGTCCCTGCTCGGCGCCTTGTTCTTCCTCGGTTACTTTTTCTTCCAGGTACCGGGGGCGATCTACGCGCAAAAACACAGCGTGAAGAAGCTGATTTTCGTCAGCCTGATCCTCTGGGGCGGCCTGGCCACCCTCACCGGCGTGGTGTCCAACGCCTACATGCTGATCGCCATCCGCTTCATGCTCGGGGTGGTCGAGGCCGCGGTAATGCCGGCGATGCTGGTCTACCTGTGCCACTGGTTCACCCGGGCCGAACGCTCGCGGGCCAACACCTTCCTGATCCTCGGCAACCCGGTGACCATGCTCTGGATGTCGGTGGTCTCGGGGTACCTGGTGGAGCATTTCAGCTGGCGCTGGATGTTCATCATCGAAGGTCTGCCGGCGGTGCTCTGGGCCTTTATCTGGTGGCGCCTGGCCGATGACCGCCCAAGCGCAGCGAAATGGCTCAGCGACCAGGAAAAACACGACCTGGAAAGCGCCCTGGCCGCCGAACAGGTGGGCATCAAGGTGGTGAAGAACTACGCCGAGGCCTTCCGCTCGCCCAAGGTGATCATCCTCGCCCTGCAGTTCTTCTGCTGGAGCATCGGCGTCTACGGCTTCGTCCTGTGGCTGCCGTCGATCCTCAAGCACGGCGCGCAGATGGACATGGTCGAGGCCGGCTGGCTGTCGGCGCTGCCTTACCTGGCCGCGGTGATCGCCATGCTCGGGGTGTCCTGGGGTTCGGACCGGATCCAGAAGCGCAAGCGTTTCGTCTGGCCGCCGCTGCTGATCGCCTCCTTCGCCTTCTACGGCTCCTACCTGCTGGGTACCGAGCACTTCTGGTGGTCCTACAGCCTGTTGGTGATCGCCGGCGCCTGCATGTACGCGCCTTACGGGCCGTTCTTCGCCATCGTCCCGGAGATCCTCCCGGCCAACGTCGCCGGCGGCGCCATGGCGCTGATCAACAGCATGGGCGCCCTGGGCTCGTTCGGCGGCTCCTACCTGGTGGGCTACCTGAACAGCGCCACCGGTTCGCCGGGCGCCTCCTACCTGCTGATGAGCGGCGCGCTGCTGCTGTCGGTGGTGCTGACCATCTTTCTCAACCCGGGCGCCAGCGACCGCAGCCGCACCGCGCTGCCGGTACGTCGCCGCCTGGCGCATTCCTGA
- a CDS encoding 2-hydroxyacid dehydrogenase, with product MKKQVVLYKKLSPPLMARLHEQAQVTLIEDLSAQGLAKLRGALPAAQGLLGASLRLDAELLDLAPQLEAVASVSVGVDNYDIDYLTRRDILLSNTPDVLTETTADTGFALILASARRVVELANLVRAGQWNRNIGPLHFGSDVHGKTLGIIGMGRIGEALAQRGHFGFGMPVIYHSNSPKPAMEQRFGARYCSLPELLQQADFICLTLPLTDQTLGLIGREEFALMRPESIFINISRGKVVDEQALIEALQQRRIRAAGLDVFEREPLGHDSPLLQLNNVVATPHIGSATFETREAMARCAVDNLLAALAGQRPANLVNPQAWERRKAAV from the coding sequence ATGAAAAAACAGGTCGTGCTGTACAAGAAACTCTCGCCACCCTTGATGGCCCGCCTGCATGAGCAGGCCCAGGTGACCCTGATCGAGGACCTCAGCGCCCAAGGCCTGGCCAAGCTGCGCGGTGCCCTGCCCGCCGCCCAGGGCCTGCTCGGCGCCAGCCTGCGCCTGGATGCCGAACTGCTGGACCTGGCGCCGCAGCTGGAAGCCGTGGCCAGCGTGTCGGTGGGTGTCGACAACTACGACATCGACTACCTGACCCGGCGCGACATCCTGCTCAGCAACACCCCGGATGTGCTCACCGAAACCACCGCCGACACCGGTTTCGCCCTGATCCTGGCCAGCGCCCGGCGCGTGGTGGAGCTGGCCAACCTGGTGCGCGCCGGCCAGTGGAACCGCAATATCGGCCCGCTGCATTTCGGCAGCGACGTGCACGGCAAGACCCTGGGCATCATTGGCATGGGGCGGATCGGCGAAGCCCTGGCCCAGCGCGGTCATTTCGGCTTCGGCATGCCGGTGATCTACCACAGCAACAGCCCGAAGCCGGCGATGGAGCAGCGTTTTGGCGCGCGCTACTGCAGCCTGCCGGAACTGCTGCAACAGGCTGACTTCATCTGCCTGACCCTGCCGCTGACGGACCAGACCCTGGGCCTGATCGGCCGCGAAGAGTTCGCCCTGATGCGCCCGGAAAGCATCTTCATCAATATTTCCCGGGGCAAGGTGGTGGACGAACAGGCGCTGATCGAGGCTTTGCAGCAGCGGCGGATTCGCGCGGCCGGGCTGGATGTGTTCGAACGTGAACCCCTGGGCCACGACTCACCGCTGTTGCAGTTGAACAATGTGGTGGCCACCCCGCATATCGGCTCGGCGACCTTCGAGACCCGCGAGGCCATGGCCCGCTGCGCCGTCGACAATCTGCTGGCGGCCCTGGCCGGACAGCGCCCGGCCAATCTGGTGAATCCCCAGGCGTGGGAACGCCGCAAGGCTGCGGTCTGA
- a CDS encoding pyridoxal phosphate-dependent aminotransferase, with protein MRYSALTQRIAGEGAAAWQIHYRALELREQGVDVVLLTIGDPDFDTPRPIVQAAIDSLLAGDTHYSEVRGNRSLRTRIAHRHATRSGQAVNAEHVVVLPGAQCAVFSVAQCLLDPGDEVLVAEPMYVTYEGVFGACGAKVLPIPVRPENGFRVEPSAVAARITPKTRALMLNSPNNPSGASLSRETWRALARLCVEHDLWLISDEVYSDLLFDGEHISPGSLPGMAERTATINSLSKSHAMTGWRVGWVVAPQALAGHLSDLALCMLYGLPDFVQNAAVVALDADLPELEQMREEYRQRRDLVCAQLSQCPGLKPVKPDGGMFVMVDVRETGLGAQQFAELLLEGHGVSVLAGEAFGPSAAGHIRIGLVVDQQRLADACQRIVRCTQDLLEGRSSKRR; from the coding sequence ATGCGCTATTCAGCCTTGACCCAACGGATCGCCGGCGAAGGTGCCGCGGCCTGGCAGATTCACTACCGCGCCCTGGAGCTGCGCGAGCAGGGCGTCGATGTGGTGCTGCTGACCATCGGCGACCCGGATTTCGACACCCCCAGGCCGATCGTCCAGGCCGCCATCGATAGCCTGCTGGCGGGCGACACCCACTACTCGGAGGTGCGCGGCAACCGTTCGCTGCGCACCCGCATCGCCCACCGACATGCCACCCGCAGCGGCCAGGCGGTGAACGCCGAGCACGTGGTGGTGCTGCCGGGGGCGCAATGCGCGGTGTTCTCCGTGGCCCAGTGCCTGCTCGACCCCGGCGACGAGGTGCTGGTCGCCGAGCCCATGTACGTCACCTACGAAGGGGTGTTCGGCGCCTGCGGGGCCAAGGTGCTGCCGATTCCGGTGCGCCCGGAGAACGGCTTTCGCGTCGAGCCCTCCGCGGTCGCTGCGCGCATCACACCGAAGACCCGCGCGCTGATGCTCAACAGCCCGAACAACCCCTCCGGCGCCAGCCTGTCCCGGGAAACCTGGCGGGCCCTGGCGCGCCTGTGCGTCGAGCATGACCTGTGGCTGATCTCCGACGAGGTCTACAGCGACCTGCTGTTCGACGGCGAACACATCAGCCCCGGCAGCCTGCCGGGCATGGCCGAACGCACGGCGACCATCAACAGCCTGTCCAAGTCCCATGCCATGACCGGCTGGCGGGTCGGCTGGGTGGTGGCGCCCCAGGCCCTGGCCGGGCACCTGAGCGATCTGGCGCTGTGCATGCTGTACGGGCTACCGGACTTCGTGCAGAACGCCGCGGTGGTGGCGCTGGATGCCGACCTGCCGGAACTGGAACAGATGCGCGAGGAATATCGCCAGCGTCGCGACCTGGTGTGTGCGCAACTGAGCCAATGCCCGGGGCTGAAACCGGTCAAGCCCGATGGCGGCATGTTCGTCATGGTCGATGTGCGGGAAACCGGCCTGGGCGCCCAGCAATTCGCCGAGCTGCTGCTGGAAGGGCACGGCGTCTCGGTGCTCGCCGGCGAGGCCTTTGGCCCCAGCGCGGCGGGGCATATCCGTATCGGTCTGGTGGTGGATCAACAGCGCCTGGCCGATGCCTGCCAGCGGATCGTGCGTTGTACCCAGGATCTGCTCGAAGGCCGATCCTCAAAACGCCGCTGA
- a CDS encoding methyl-accepting chemotaxis protein, producing MQGNLRKTIEQISGSATQLASASEELSAVTEEASRGLQQQNNEIEQAATAVNEMTAAVEEVARNAVSTSEASNQSTQAAREGRDRVVETVDAIQTMTHDVQSTSVMIEGLATQGRDIGKVLDVIRAIAEQTNLLALNAAIEAARAGEAGRGFAVVADEVRALAHRTAQSTQEIEKMVAGIQNGTGEAVQSMQQSNQRTQSTLEMARAAGVALEQIAESINLINERNLVIASASEEQAQVSREVDRNLVNIRDLATQSAAGANQTSAASHELSRLAVDLNAMVARFVI from the coding sequence ATGCAGGGCAACCTGCGCAAGACCATCGAGCAGATCTCCGGTTCGGCGACCCAACTGGCCTCGGCCTCGGAAGAGCTCAGCGCGGTCACCGAGGAAGCCTCCCGTGGCTTGCAGCAGCAGAACAACGAAATCGAACAGGCGGCCACCGCGGTCAACGAAATGACCGCCGCCGTGGAAGAAGTGGCGCGCAACGCCGTGTCGACTTCCGAAGCCTCGAACCAGTCGACCCAGGCCGCCCGCGAAGGCCGCGACCGGGTGGTGGAAACCGTCGACGCGATCCAGACCATGACCCACGACGTGCAAAGCACTTCGGTGATGATCGAAGGCCTGGCCACCCAGGGCCGCGACATCGGCAAGGTGCTGGACGTGATCCGCGCCATCGCCGAGCAGACCAACCTGCTGGCCCTCAACGCGGCCATCGAGGCGGCCCGCGCCGGTGAGGCCGGGCGCGGGTTCGCGGTGGTGGCCGATGAAGTGCGGGCCCTGGCCCATCGCACCGCGCAATCGACCCAGGAAATCGAAAAGATGGTCGCTGGCATCCAGAACGGCACCGGCGAGGCGGTGCAGTCGATGCAGCAGAGCAACCAGCGCACCCAGAGCACCCTGGAAATGGCCCGCGCCGCCGGTGTGGCCCTGGAGCAGATCGCCGAATCGATCAACCTGATCAACGAGCGCAACCTGGTGATCGCCAGCGCCTCGGAAGAGCAGGCCCAGGTGTCCCGCGAGGTCGATCGCAACCTGGTGAACATCCGCGACCTGGCCACCCAGTCGGCCGCCGGGGCCAACCAGACCAGCGCCGCCAGCCATGAACTGTCGCGCCTGGCGGTGGATTTGAATGCGATGGTGGCGCGCTTTGTGATTTGA
- the hpaB gene encoding 4-hydroxyphenylacetate 3-monooxygenase, oxygenase component, with the protein MKPEDFRAETNRPLTGAEYLASLRDDREIYIYGDRVKDVTSHPAFRNSAASMARLYDALHDPETKDKLCWDTDTGNGGYTHKFFRSAKSADDLRQQRDAIAEWSRLTYGWMGRSPDYKAAFGSALGANPEFYGQFADNARTWYKRIQEACLYLNHAIVNPPIDRDKPVDQVKDVFISVDEEVEGGIIVSGAKVVATNSALTHYNFVGQGSAQLLGDNTDFALMFIAPMNTRGMKLICRPSYELQAGMTGSPFDYPLSSRFDENDAILIMDKVFIPWENVLIYRDFERCRQWFPQGGFGRLFPMQGCTRLAVKLDFITGLLVKALQCTGSLEFRGVQAQVGEVVAWRNLFWSLTDAMHGNASEWLNGAFLPSAQALQAYRVLAPQAYTDIKKIIEQVVASGLIYLPSGSRDLKDPVLNQYLSTYCRGSAGMGHEERIKILKLLWDAIGTEFGGRHELYEINYAGSQDEIRMQCLRHAQATGSMKAMTELVDKCLGDYDLDGWTVPHLTNPDDINMLDRIRQ; encoded by the coding sequence ATGAAACCCGAAGACTTCCGTGCCGAGACCAACCGCCCGCTGACCGGCGCCGAATACCTGGCCAGCCTGCGCGATGATCGCGAAATCTACATCTATGGCGACCGGGTCAAGGACGTGACCAGCCACCCGGCGTTCCGCAACTCCGCCGCCTCCATGGCGCGCCTCTACGACGCCCTGCACGACCCCGAGACCAAGGACAAGCTGTGCTGGGACACCGACACCGGCAACGGCGGCTACACCCACAAGTTCTTCCGTTCGGCGAAAAGCGCCGACGACCTGCGCCAGCAGCGCGACGCCATCGCCGAGTGGTCGCGCCTGACCTACGGCTGGATGGGCCGCAGCCCGGACTACAAGGCCGCCTTCGGCAGCGCCCTGGGCGCCAACCCGGAGTTCTATGGCCAGTTCGCGGACAACGCCCGCACCTGGTACAAGCGCATCCAGGAAGCCTGCCTGTACCTCAACCACGCCATCGTCAACCCGCCGATCGACCGCGACAAACCGGTGGACCAGGTCAAGGACGTGTTCATTTCGGTGGACGAGGAAGTCGAGGGCGGGATCATCGTCAGCGGCGCCAAGGTGGTGGCCACCAACTCGGCCCTGACCCACTACAACTTCGTCGGCCAGGGCTCGGCGCAGCTGCTGGGGGACAACACCGACTTCGCCCTGATGTTCATCGCGCCGATGAACACCCGCGGCATGAAGCTGATCTGCCGCCCGTCCTACGAACTGCAGGCCGGCATGACTGGCTCGCCGTTCGACTACCCGCTGTCCAGCCGCTTCGACGAGAACGACGCGATCCTGATCATGGACAAGGTGTTCATCCCCTGGGAAAACGTGCTGATCTACCGCGACTTCGAGCGCTGCCGGCAGTGGTTCCCCCAAGGCGGTTTCGGCCGGCTGTTCCCGATGCAGGGCTGCACCCGCCTGGCGGTCAAGCTCGACTTCATCACCGGCCTGCTGGTCAAGGCCTTGCAATGCACCGGTTCCCTGGAGTTTCGCGGGGTGCAGGCGCAGGTCGGCGAGGTGGTGGCCTGGCGCAACCTGTTCTGGTCGCTGACCGATGCCATGCACGGCAACGCCAGCGAATGGCTCAATGGCGCCTTCCTGCCCAGCGCCCAGGCCTTGCAGGCCTACCGGGTACTGGCGCCCCAGGCCTACACCGACATCAAGAAGATCATCGAACAGGTGGTGGCCAGCGGCCTGATCTACCTGCCGTCCGGCTCCCGCGACCTCAAGGACCCGGTCCTCAACCAGTACCTGAGCACCTATTGCCGGGGCTCGGCGGGCATGGGCCACGAGGAGCGGATCAAGATCCTCAAGCTGCTGTGGGATGCCATCGGCACCGAGTTCGGCGGCCGCCACGAGCTGTATGAAATCAACTATGCCGGTAGCCAGGACGAAATCCGCATGCAGTGCCTGCGCCATGCCCAAGCCACCGGCTCGATGAAAGCCATGACCGAGCTGGTGGACAAATGCCTCGGCGACTACGACCTCGACGGCTGGACGGTGCCGCACCTGACCAACCCGGACGACATCAACATGCTCGACCGCATCCGCCAGTAA